A stretch of DNA from Thunnus thynnus chromosome 16, fThuThy2.1, whole genome shotgun sequence:
CATCTACAACACACAGTTACTATACATTCAAGTAACTTCTATTTTGCCTCATCTCATGACTAGGACTACTGCTGCTGTGCAGTCGGcatgtttatgttgtttcatTCGCTGTGACAGAGAGCAGTGATCGCAGTTATCAGAAGGTTTGCAGTGGAGATGGCTTTTGTTAGATGTATGTtgtggagaaggagaaaagtACTGAGCTTTTCTTCAActtcatgttgtcttcactATCAACACTCTCCACCTGTATCTGAAACCTTTAGAACACAAGCAGCCTAGGTTGACCAAGCGCAGGTCTTGTGGTCACTACGTGACATCTCTGTTGCTACTATAGCCCCTTGTGTCATGTGCAGCATAGTCTACAAATGTATAGGCCTGGAAGCTAAGCTTTAAGTACATTCCTGGAAAACTATGCTAGATGAAATAGGAATGCTTATTGTACATGAAGGACATGTTTAGAAACTGAGAGTGATTATAATGACATGACAACATGGAAAACAATATGTGatttttggaaaaacaaaccATGTTTCATCTTTCCATCAGTGGTTTGTTAAACTAGGCGTGTTTCTTTACTGGCTGCAATATACTTATGAAAGCATCAGTATGCTTTCATAAGTAGTGTGGTCAGAAAGTAAACAGGAATTGAACTTTTCAACCAAGCTCTCTTTTGAATTCTTCACAGAAcaatttctgtcacttttcatgtgtaccAACAGGTGTAACACCATGAATGCCTCTCAGCAAAGACTGTCTGAAAGTATGCACCGTTATTCCCATATTCTCACCTTTCTCTGTGACAGCAGCTTTTCAGCCTGCCATTTGGAACAGCTGTAGACATGTTTGCCTTCCAATTCAACAAGCATTACAAACTAGTTCTTTTTGAGCATTACCCTGCCTTCAGATGCAGgggagtttttctttctgtgcatCGTATTTTcagtactgtatatctgaatACGTCATTCAAAATATAGAGAATATGTCAACAATTACAACTTAATTTTTAGACTGTGGACAACCTGTTAATGACTCCAATGTTACTATGGTAGGTCCTAAATaaagtttttgctttttttgtacAGATGCCTCCTCTGCCACAGACATGGATGTGTTTGGTCTTAACGGGCAAATTGAACACAAGCTGGCCTTCCTCAGGAAACATGTTCCCAGAGAAACAAACCTTGTGCTGGTGGGACACTCCATCGGCTGCTACGTTATTTTGGAGATGATGAAGAGAGATCCTGAACTCAAGGCAAGTCACGATTCAAGATTTCCTTTTTTGGGGAAGTGTTTGGTTTTTTCAACAGGACAACATTCATCAAGAGGAGAGTAATAATCAGATTTCCTCAGGCTATACTGGTCTAGTCTTGCAATATCCAGGTTTTATGACTACatgctttattttctttattactATTTTGTTCTACTACTCCGAACCGCCCTGCTGTTCACGCCTCACACTGTGAAAATGCCCCCCCCTTTGTCTGGCTGTCATGCTAAAAGGAAGCAGATTAAATTACATGAAAACTCCCCTTTTTATATTCGGGGGATTTCCACAATTTACAAGTTCTCATCTCAGAGTGAATCTTTTACCTCCTACCATTTGTCTATTCTCTAATAAGATTTTTTATGACCTCTGTTAACCTAGGACattctgaaaatgtgatttgtaacctctttgttttttcatacaGATTTTGAAGGCTGTCATGTTGTTTCCCACCATTGAGCGCATGGCCCAGACTCCACAGGGGAAGGTCATGACCCCTGTGCTGTGTCACATGCGTTATGTGGCCTACCTGcctctcttcctgctctctctaCTGCCAGAGGGATTTAAAAGCAGCCTGATCAAACTGGTGTTTGGTGGCATTCGCTCTCTGGACCACACTGTAGTCCAGCCTACTGTAGGCCTACTCAGTGGAGACTGTGCAGGTTGGTCTTGACTACTGTGATGCTTAATGTTCGCTTTTTCTTGAGAACATGTCATGGAAGTATTGAATCTGCTCTGTTCATTTCAGAGCCTGTATTTTGCAGGGGTGGCATTTTGGattgcattattttattttatccgACACACCAGGGCAACAGTCAGCATGGTTTTTGTGCTTTGCCGTCACAGTTCACTCTAGTCAATAATTTCATTCAGTTTCTCCTTACTTTTTTCCCTCCAACTCTTTAAGTCTTCCAAAAGTAAAAGACCACCAGCTGACAGCCTCAGTGCAGAGCAAAGCAAAACATTGCAGTGAAACCTGCAAATTTTTATTAGGCATATTCTCAGTTTATCTTCTAAGAATATAACACAACCATCAATACAGATTACTGACCTGTCATTGTCTCTCATTCAGGCTTAGAACATGCACATCAGTGGTCAGCTGGCTGTTAGCTGTAGCGTTTGTGGTGTTTAGGAGTTTTAAGTTGTAGAGATGCACTGATCTGACTTAAACCTCAGCTGAGGGCTGATTCATAGTACCAACCTGCTGCCAGTTTCTTCCTGTTCTCATATTTAAAAGGGTAAGATAATGAGGCCAGAGATTGCGATGGTACCAAAACAGTCAGCAGCCTATTTTGTGATTAAATGAATGTAGCCAATGACATATATAAAGTAACAGATTAAATGTCAATAAGGGCAATATCATTACCCTTAGCGATGTTTGGATCAGACTGGTGCATCCCTAGCTGTTTGAGATCAGCTTGGTGTGAGCGTTCATCAGTACACTGAAATATAACTTTCACTTATGCTCAAGATTAGACACGCACTGTTAAATTCACCATTTTCAGTTAGTCATTTAGCACTGTATTTCAAGTATTGGATCAGTATAGCCAGATACCCCAACTTTAGGTATTAGCATTGGTATCGAGAAAGAAAAAGTTGGATCAGTGCTACTTGAGATGAGTGGTCTTTTCTCTGgacaaaaaacatgcagtataGACTGTAACTCAGACATTATGTCTGTGTAGCTTCTGCAGTCAAACCAGTGAAAGCACCATTCcaagtttttttgtttcaaatattAATCTCCTTTATAAAAACGTAAAGTACTGTGTAATTTCATATATCTAGAGAACATGAAACAAAGCACTGAccaatgtgattttttttctctttgtagcCAATGCTATGTACATGGGGGGTCAGGAAATGAGGAAAGTTCTGGAAAGAGACAATATAACCATCAAGAAAAACCTTGAAAAGGTAAGAAAAACCTTCTTATGTAATCTCAGCAGCTACTACTCAATATTTAATAGCACAAAGATAACAtgatatacagtgctgcttgaaagtttgtgaaccctttagaatttgctctatttctgcataaatgtgacctaaaatgtgatcaaattACCATTCAAGTCCTAAAATGAGATAAAGAGATATCAGGTAAACAAAttagacaaaaaccttacactttctaaagagtttggactccaccagtcaaCTGTCAGGCAGACagttaccctccccaggagtggtcgagcaacaaaaatcacaccaagagcaggcgtgTAATAATCCGGGAGGCCACAATTCACCccagggtaacgtctaggaaactaaaggtctctcttgcagtggtTAATGTCAGTGTTAAtcagtccaccatcaggagaacattgaacatcaatggtgtgcatggcagagttgcaaggagaaaGCCACTTCTccccaaaaagaacattgctgccgtctACGGTTCTCTCAAGTCcacgtggataagccagaaggtgattggaacaatgttctgtggctggatgagaccaaaattgaacttttttgctTGAGTGAGGAGCGTTCTGTttctgaagctcaacagaaagtgggtcatgctgTAAGACAACAACAGTAAACGCACAAGTcattctaccaaagaatggttacagaagaagaaagataatgttttcgAATGGCCGAGTCatagtcctgaccttaatcctatagaaatgctgtggaaggacctgaagcaggcagttcatgcaaagaagcccaccaacatccctgagttgagactgttctgtaaggaggaatgggctaaaattcctccaagctgatgtgcagggctgataaacagttaacagaaacatttggttgaagttattgctgcaaaagggagtcacaccagttactgaaagcaagggtacacatacttttgcctcccacaaatatgtaagattggataattttccctaataaataaaacagatgaaaaaaatgacatttttgtctcatttgtttgattgggttcactttatctagttttaggacttgtgtaattatctgatcacattttaggtcatatttatgcagaaatacagaaaattctaaagggttcacaaactttcaagcagcactgtataagAATATTTTACTTGAATTATCAGTTTAGGGTTTACTTGTGAAATATTCTTCTCAGCAACACCAGTGAATGTTTCAGTAACCAACAtgtctgttaaatatttcaGCTTATATTTTATTATGGAGCGACAGACCACTGGTGTCCTGTACAATATTATCATGAGATCAAGCAGGACTTCCCAACAGGAGATTTCAGACTGTGTGAAAACGGGTTCCGCCATGCCTTCGTCCTGGATGCAGGGAGAGAAGTTGCCAAAATGGTGGTAGAATGGATCCGGGGAGATTTGAGGACATGAGTTCTTTATCCTCTTTCCATCCTGTGCCCTGCCTGTCCGAGATGAACATGATGTTCTGACCCATCAGAAAGGTTCAGTGGGCCAAAGTTAGAAAGTTTTTTTATAAGCAAAAGTCATGAAAATGAAAGCTCAGTGCtggaaaaatactgattattaattttaatatataatataatatattttatttatatgattcCATACTTTTGTTCAGAATTTGTACAATAATAAACCCAACTCTGACATGGCAGTTGATATAAAGTGGTTTTACTCAGAAGTGATACCAAATCCAGTTgaacacacaaatgaaaatatgtaatgTGCAGAGGATTCACTGAAGATGATGACCATGCAAGACTAATCTCATTTTTCGAGAATTTATTCAAACTTATTTTACTCCAAACAAGCTACTGGTGGACAAATATAATGGTCTGATACTTTTTCTTATAGTTTTTGTAATCCACTGAAACctgaaataaactaaactaactggACTAACTTGGATTTGAAGCACAGACATTGTAACCACTCTGCTGAACAGGACaggtatatactgtgtgtgtgtgtgtgtgtgtgtgtgtgtatatatatatatatatatagagagagagagagagagagagagagagagagagagagagagagagagaggaaaatgaggAAATGCCAGTTGATAACACTTGTTTTCatctctcatttctctcctACCTGTAGCTGCTTGATTTGTAAATACAAATTTAgtattttatacatattattgtatataaaatatactgtatattattatatatttcaaATGTGAACTTAAAGTTACTAAATAAAAGTTTGttcataaaaaatacacacaaacatacagtaatatgAGCATATGTTGGGAATATAAATTCCAATTTACCAATATTTTCAAAGATAAATATGTCAATACATAAACTACATGAAAATCATCTATCGCATGTTACCATGTGAATCTTCATACACCACATGTCAAACATCACCCATTATGTTTGCTTGACTCTATCCTATAAAGGGgatacatttcatcattttctatTAAATCAGCAAAAAATTGTTTGTGACAGCTGAGAATTTGGCAACAAAATAAAGTGCACAATAACCtatgataatatgtcagatcTTGTATTTTCAGTTTGCTCTGCTGCCCACAAGTggtcataaaaccaaaaacaaaagaagtagAGTAATTTGGAAAAGGTTCAGTAATATAAagtaaatgatttgtttttatggGGTTAGAGTTCCACCAATCTTTCAGTCTAAGTGaagagcttttttaaaaaaaaaaaaaaaaaagaaaaagtggggTGGACTATTTAATggtgacattttcatatattgGACACATggatttaaaataacaaaataaatcctTTCATTTTGGCTTtataaccaaaacaaacagacaaaaaacccCAGTCCATGCAAGAGTCCGTTCAACCAGCTTCCTTTGTGCTACCGGCATCCACAGCTCTCCACCACCATGTCCTCATACTGCCTATACACCACGTTGTTGCCTGCGTCGATATACAGGATGCTGATGGGACTGAGCTTGGAGGGGACGCAGCAGCTGGATGGACTGATGTCTGGGTCCATGGAGTTCATGAGTGTTTGAATGACGGCATGGTTGGTGGGCTCCAGGTGGGAGCGCAGTGGGAAGTCACACACCCCGTCACAGTGGTGTGCTTCATAGTCCAGGGGGGCGATGATCCAGTCATCCCAGCCCAGATCTCTGAAGTTCACATGGAGGGATTTACGGCTACATCGGATCCTCCTGCGACCAGTTTTCCCTCCATTACCACCACCAGCGGCTGCTCCTTGCCCTGTTCCACCAAATGACCGTTTGGACAGGGCCCTCTGATGCTGCCGCTGGtgcttcttttcatgttttaaagtcAGTTTCAAAGGCTTGGGGAGTCTGAATCCACCTGCCTCATTCTTTATCTTCtccattatatgatctctgaaCAGATTGTCACTTGTATCAGTGTGCGAGAAAGCCACCAGCAAAGCTTTTTCCTGCGCTAGCCGAGTTTGACGGTCCAGTCCCAGGAGCAGCGGGTCAGCCACCTCGTTGGTCAGTTCAGACAAGGCCAGGAGGTGGAAGCAGGCCTGCAGTGGTTCTGTGGGATTCCTCTGACGGGCCTTCATGCTGGACCAGACATCAAACACCTCCCACTTGGGGAGACTGCTATCTAAAACCTCCACAGTTCGGGAATCCAAAAGCTGTCTGTTAGAGGGAGAGCAGGAGTACAGATGAATGTTGTACAGATTTCCTCCTGTTGTCAGGACAGTCAGGAGGTCTGCTGCAGGTTTCCTTAGAATTCTAAGCTCTGCCTCCACCAGCTCATCCATCCTGGGCAGACTGGACAAGTCAAAGATGTAACGCTGACCGCTCTCCCAAGATGGCTGGTCTGTGGATGAGGAGGGGGACACagaggattttagaaatactaaTGTCAGGAAATTTCCCAAGAACAACTCCACACAACTCACTagtcaacagaaaaaagaatCTTCCATATTCATTTGCTCAACTGACttgagctgcaacgattagttgattaattgattagttgcaaactattaaattaatcatcaactattttgataatcattttgagtcattttttaagaacatttccaaattctctgattccaacttctcaaatgtgaata
This window harbors:
- the ldah gene encoding lipid droplet-associated hydrolase — translated: MENMVTDCRDEPQTDFIYCCGAITEVLKCGPNQLHSGHKVLFLIIPGNPGVVGFYRTFMQTLHSMFGYRHPVWAVSHAGHCVPPDSMDMVEDASSATDMDVFGLNGQIEHKLAFLRKHVPRETNLVLVGHSIGCYVILEMMKRDPELKILKAVMLFPTIERMAQTPQGKVMTPVLCHMRYVAYLPLFLLSLLPEGFKSSLIKLVFGGIRSLDHTVVQPTVGLLSGDCAANAMYMGGQEMRKVLERDNITIKKNLEKLIFYYGATDHWCPVQYYHEIKQDFPTGDFRLCENGFRHAFVLDAGREVAKMVVEWIRGDLRT
- the gdf7 gene encoding growth/differentiation factor 6-A; the encoded protein is MGFFFEFRTSPVAFLFHSVSSHQMDRAAASLLWFALCVGMGWTGAPRSASPRRTDTSMRRKDQSVNGSVVLHDYMLYLYRTLSKLQPRDIHISRGAGFANTVTSFVDQGKDQPSWESGQRYIFDLSSLPRMDELVEAELRILRKPAADLLTVLTTGGNLYNIHLYSCSPSNRQLLDSRTVEVLDSSLPKWEVFDVWSSMKARQRNPTEPLQACFHLLALSELTNEVADPLLLGLDRQTRLAQEKALLVAFSHTDTSDNLFRDHIMEKIKNEAGGFRLPKPLKLTLKHEKKHQRQHQRALSKRSFGGTGQGAAAGGGNGGKTGRRRIRCSRKSLHVNFRDLGWDDWIIAPLDYEAHHCDGVCDFPLRSHLEPTNHAVIQTLMNSMDPDISPSSCCVPSKLSPISILYIDAGNNVVYRQYEDMVVESCGCR